One Saccharopolyspora erythraea NRRL 2338 genomic region harbors:
- a CDS encoding MFS transporter encodes MAVQAQNGSTNHPAVRKRRVRIRYVVLAVLFVSTAINYLDRTNLSVAAPHIQHDLGLSATELGVILSAFSWGYAFLQIPGGWLLDRIGPRLAFGWALVLWSLATVATALARGFGSLFAVRASLGVLEAPAFPANGRLAASWFPSSERGRATAIYTAGEYVGLALAVPVLSMLVVAFGWQSVFVVTGVAGLVWAVVWFRQIRNTPQEDPRVDDDELAHIEERHLGRANVVPSSAKLNWADLRYLLTRKRLWGIYLGQFAINSAMFFFLTWFPSYLTQSRGLELMEAGFYASIPYLAALAGVLLGGWWSDSMLRRGVSVNVARKTPIITGLFLATVIVAANYVDDVGLIVAIMSVAFFAQGMAAISWLLPPEIAPSRMVGLTGGVFNFVGNLGGASTPIVIGMIVDATGSFAGGLVFMSCVALMGALSYVFLVDKVERLEG; translated from the coding sequence ATGGCAGTACAGGCCCAGAACGGCAGCACGAACCACCCGGCGGTCCGGAAACGACGCGTCAGGATCCGCTACGTGGTCCTCGCGGTCCTGTTCGTCAGCACGGCGATCAACTACCTGGACCGGACCAACCTGTCGGTCGCGGCACCGCACATCCAGCACGACCTGGGGCTCAGCGCCACCGAGCTGGGCGTGATCCTCTCGGCGTTCTCGTGGGGCTACGCGTTCCTGCAGATCCCCGGCGGCTGGCTGCTGGACCGGATCGGGCCGCGGCTGGCCTTCGGCTGGGCCCTGGTGCTGTGGTCGCTCGCCACGGTGGCGACCGCGCTGGCCCGCGGGTTCGGTTCGCTGTTCGCGGTCCGCGCGAGCCTGGGGGTACTCGAGGCCCCCGCCTTCCCGGCCAACGGACGCCTGGCAGCGTCCTGGTTCCCCAGCTCCGAGCGGGGTCGCGCCACCGCGATCTACACCGCGGGCGAGTACGTCGGGCTGGCGCTGGCCGTGCCCGTGCTGTCGATGCTGGTCGTGGCGTTCGGCTGGCAGTCGGTCTTCGTGGTCACCGGCGTGGCGGGCCTGGTCTGGGCCGTGGTGTGGTTCCGCCAGATCCGCAACACCCCGCAGGAGGACCCGCGGGTCGACGACGACGAACTGGCCCACATCGAGGAGCGGCACCTGGGGCGGGCCAACGTGGTGCCGAGCTCGGCCAAGCTCAACTGGGCCGACCTGCGCTACCTGCTGACCAGGAAGCGGCTGTGGGGCATCTACCTGGGCCAGTTCGCGATCAACAGCGCGATGTTCTTCTTCCTGACCTGGTTCCCCAGCTACCTCACCCAGTCGAGGGGACTGGAGCTGATGGAGGCCGGCTTCTACGCCTCGATCCCCTACCTGGCCGCCCTGGCCGGCGTGCTGCTCGGCGGCTGGTGGTCGGACTCGATGCTGCGCCGCGGCGTCTCGGTCAACGTCGCGCGCAAGACGCCGATCATCACCGGGCTGTTCCTGGCGACCGTCATCGTCGCGGCCAACTACGTCGACGACGTCGGACTGATCGTGGCGATCATGTCCGTGGCGTTCTTCGCCCAGGGCATGGCCGCCATCTCCTGGCTGCTGCCGCCGGAGATCGCACCGTCGCGGATGGTGGGACTCACCGGCGGGGTGTTCAACTTCGTCGGCAACCTCGGCGGCGCGAGCACCCCGATCGTCATCGGCATGATCGTCGACGCGACCGGGTCGTTCGCCGGCGGACTGGTGTTCATGAGCTGCGTCGCGCTGATGGGCGCGCTCAGCTACGTCTTCCTGGTCGACAAGGTGGAGCGGCTGGAGGGCTGA
- a CDS encoding DUF5313 family protein: MASRRPNPAQWVWYAFGGRLPDRYAEWVLHDVTCRTWLLRHVARALTQMLPFCALVLLLPGPLWIRLTSIALGLMVGLFYSLCFAVEMAEHRVIKHGYPPGIGRQTRTLNRDVRRAERHGVGYHPWWE, translated from the coding sequence ATGGCGAGCCGCCGGCCCAATCCCGCGCAGTGGGTCTGGTACGCGTTCGGCGGCCGGCTGCCGGACCGGTATGCCGAGTGGGTGCTGCACGACGTCACCTGCCGGACGTGGCTGCTGCGCCACGTCGCCCGCGCGCTCACCCAGATGCTGCCGTTCTGCGCGCTCGTGCTGCTGCTCCCCGGTCCGCTGTGGATCCGGCTGACCTCGATCGCGCTGGGGCTGATGGTCGGACTGTTCTACTCGTTGTGCTTCGCGGTGGAGATGGCCGAGCACCGGGTGATCAAGCACGGCTACCCGCCGGGCATCGGGCGGCAGACCCGGACGCTGAACCGGGACGTGCGCCGGGCCGAGCGCCACGGCGTCGGATACCACCCGTGGTGGGAGTGA
- a CDS encoding NAD(P)/FAD-dependent oxidoreductase encodes MGRADARARRALADAEPAVYWTSRTEPPAPAEPLPRSSKADLAVVGGGLTGLWAAVLAKLRDPGREVVLLEKYRIGGGGSARSGGFLSESLTHGLAHGAWLWPEEIGTLVALGRRNLAAVEEFVAAEGIDAGLRMCGKTSVATEPHQVGELSDELSLYREHGFEAVFQGAGGVRADIASPTYRAGLRLPGAGGLVDPARLTWGLARSASRLGVAVHEDTPVRALRDRGGAVDVVTPHGTVRAAGAVVATNAFPPPLRGIRRHVLPVWDHVLVTEPLADEQWRSVGWRDGQGVTDSHNNFHYYRPTPDGRILWGGSEAHYYFGGRTGARQARRPGPYEALAAGFFDTFPQLEGIAFTHRWGGPIDSTARFTPVFGTRCSGRVAYAVGYTGLGLAASRFGAGVALDLLRGEETELTRPAMVRQKPVRFPPEPLRWPLVQYTRRALAKADARGGRRGRWLRHLDRRGIGLGS; translated from the coding sequence ATGGGCCGTGCCGACGCGCGGGCACGTCGTGCGCTCGCCGATGCCGAGCCCGCCGTCTACTGGACCTCCCGCACCGAACCGCCCGCGCCGGCCGAACCGCTGCCCCGCTCGTCGAAGGCGGACCTGGCCGTCGTCGGCGGCGGGCTCACCGGGCTCTGGGCGGCGGTGCTGGCCAAGCTGCGCGACCCCGGCCGCGAGGTCGTGCTTCTGGAGAAGTACCGGATCGGCGGCGGGGGCAGCGCCCGCAGCGGCGGCTTCCTCTCCGAGTCGCTGACCCACGGGCTCGCCCACGGCGCCTGGCTGTGGCCGGAGGAGATCGGGACCCTGGTCGCGCTCGGAAGGCGCAACCTCGCCGCGGTCGAGGAGTTCGTCGCGGCGGAGGGCATCGACGCCGGCCTGCGCATGTGCGGCAAGACCAGCGTCGCGACCGAGCCGCACCAGGTCGGCGAGCTCAGCGACGAGCTCTCGCTCTACCGCGAGCACGGCTTCGAGGCGGTCTTCCAGGGCGCGGGCGGCGTGCGCGCCGACATCGCGTCCCCGACCTACCGGGCCGGCCTGCGGCTGCCCGGCGCCGGGGGCCTGGTCGACCCCGCCCGCCTGACCTGGGGATTGGCCCGCTCGGCCAGTCGGCTGGGCGTCGCGGTGCACGAGGACACCCCGGTCCGCGCGCTGCGAGATCGCGGTGGAGCGGTGGACGTCGTCACTCCACACGGGACGGTGCGCGCGGCAGGCGCCGTCGTCGCCACCAACGCGTTCCCGCCGCCCCTGCGCGGGATCCGGCGCCACGTGCTGCCTGTCTGGGACCACGTGCTGGTGACCGAGCCGCTCGCCGACGAGCAGTGGCGCTCGGTCGGCTGGCGCGACGGCCAGGGCGTCACCGACAGCCACAACAACTTCCACTACTACCGGCCCACCCCTGACGGGCGGATCCTGTGGGGCGGCTCCGAGGCCCACTACTACTTCGGCGGACGGACCGGGGCCCGGCAGGCCCGGCGGCCGGGCCCGTACGAAGCGCTCGCGGCGGGCTTCTTCGACACGTTCCCGCAGCTGGAGGGGATCGCTTTCACACACCGGTGGGGCGGACCGATCGACTCCACCGCGCGGTTCACCCCGGTGTTCGGCACCCGCTGCTCCGGCCGGGTCGCCTACGCGGTCGGCTACACCGGCCTCGGGCTCGCGGCGTCGCGCTTCGGCGCCGGCGTCGCGCTCGACCTGCTGCGCGGCGAGGAGACCGAGCTGACGCGGCCCGCCATGGTCCGGCAGAAACCGGTGCGGTTCCCGCCGGAGCCGCTGCGGTGGCCGCTGGTGCAGTACACGCGGCGGGCGTTGGCCAAGGCCGATGCGCGTGGCGGACGCCGAGGGCGGTGGTTGCGCCACCTCGACCGGCGGGGCATCGGCCTGGGGTCCTGA
- a CDS encoding nitrilase-related carbon-nitrogen hydrolase, with translation MSNLVRAALVQAKWTGDTGSMIDAHEKHARAAAAEGARIIGFQEVFNAPYFCQVQENEHYRWAERIPDGPTTQRMRELARELGMVVVVPVFEADGPGFYYNSAAVIDADGTYLGKYRKHHLPHLPGFWEKYYFRPGNLGWPVFDTAVGKVGVYICYDRHFPEGWRALGLAGAQIVYNPSATSRGLSAYLWKLEQPAAAVANEYFVAAINRVGVEEYGDNDFYGSSYFVDPYGRFVGDVASDTDEELVVRDLDLDLIDEVRTKWAFYRDRRPDAYGPLTTP, from the coding sequence ATGTCCAATCTCGTTCGTGCCGCGCTGGTCCAGGCGAAGTGGACCGGCGACACCGGCTCGATGATCGACGCGCACGAGAAGCACGCCAGGGCGGCGGCCGCCGAAGGCGCGCGGATCATCGGGTTCCAGGAGGTGTTCAACGCGCCGTACTTCTGCCAGGTGCAGGAGAACGAGCACTACCGGTGGGCCGAGCGGATCCCCGACGGCCCCACCACGCAGCGGATGCGGGAGCTCGCGCGGGAGCTGGGCATGGTCGTGGTCGTGCCGGTCTTCGAGGCCGACGGGCCGGGCTTCTACTACAACAGCGCGGCGGTGATCGACGCCGACGGCACCTACCTGGGCAAGTACCGCAAGCACCACCTGCCGCACCTGCCCGGCTTCTGGGAGAAGTACTACTTCCGGCCCGGCAACCTGGGCTGGCCGGTGTTCGACACCGCCGTGGGCAAGGTCGGCGTCTACATCTGCTACGACCGGCACTTCCCGGAGGGCTGGCGCGCGCTGGGGCTGGCCGGCGCCCAGATCGTCTACAACCCGTCGGCGACCAGCCGGGGGCTGTCGGCCTACCTGTGGAAGCTCGAGCAGCCCGCCGCGGCGGTGGCCAACGAGTACTTCGTCGCGGCCATCAACCGGGTGGGCGTCGAGGAGTACGGCGACAACGACTTCTACGGCAGCAGCTACTTCGTCGACCCCTATGGGAGGTTCGTCGGCGACGTCGCCAGCGACACCGACGAGGAGCTCGTGGTCCGCGACCTCGACCTCGACCTGATCGACGAGGTCCGCACGAAGTGGGCCTTCTACCGCGACCGCAGGCCCGACGCCTACGGACCGCTGACCACCCCCTGA
- a CDS encoding aspartate aminotransferase family protein codes for MASTGVHTDLVKRRRAVLPDWLSLYYDEPIDLERGEGRHVWDAEGNRYLDFFGGILTTMTAHALPEVTAAVSEQAARILHSSTLYLNRPMVELAERVAELSCIDEPRVFFTASGTEANDTALLLATGYRASNQVLALRNSYHGRSFSALGITGNRAWSPTSLSPVQTSYVHGSRRPGTPMADLPDEEFTDACVADLEDVLGQLNGNVACLIAEPVQGVGGFTTPPDGLFARFKEVLDRHGILWISDEVQTGWGRTGEHFWGWQAHAANGGPDIVTFAKGIGNGLSIGGVVARAEIMNSVAANSISTFGGSPVTAAGALANLDHLVAHDLQGNARQVGAVLREQLDAALGRLPALGDVRGKGLMIGVELVHPGTGAPAPELATWALEETRRQGLLVGKGGMHGNVLRIAPPLSLTEEEAREGARILLDVLEKAGRA; via the coding sequence ATGGCGAGCACCGGCGTGCACACCGACCTGGTCAAGCGGCGCCGCGCGGTACTGCCGGACTGGCTGTCGCTGTACTACGACGAGCCGATCGACCTCGAACGCGGCGAGGGCAGGCACGTCTGGGACGCGGAGGGCAACCGCTACCTGGACTTCTTCGGCGGGATCCTGACCACCATGACCGCGCACGCGCTGCCGGAGGTGACCGCCGCGGTCAGCGAGCAGGCCGCGCGCATCCTGCACTCCTCGACGCTGTACCTGAACCGGCCGATGGTCGAGCTGGCCGAACGGGTCGCGGAGCTCTCCTGCATCGACGAGCCACGGGTGTTCTTCACCGCCAGCGGCACCGAGGCCAACGACACCGCGCTGCTGCTGGCCACCGGCTACCGGGCGTCGAACCAGGTCCTCGCGCTGCGCAACAGCTACCACGGGCGGTCGTTCTCGGCGCTGGGCATCACCGGCAACCGGGCCTGGTCCCCGACCAGCCTGTCGCCGGTGCAGACCTCCTACGTGCACGGCAGCCGCAGGCCGGGAACGCCGATGGCGGACCTGCCCGACGAGGAGTTCACCGACGCGTGCGTGGCCGATCTCGAGGACGTGCTAGGGCAGCTCAACGGCAACGTGGCCTGCCTGATCGCCGAGCCGGTCCAGGGCGTCGGCGGTTTCACCACGCCGCCGGACGGGTTGTTCGCACGGTTCAAGGAGGTCCTCGACCGGCACGGCATCCTGTGGATCAGCGACGAGGTGCAGACCGGCTGGGGCCGCACCGGCGAGCACTTCTGGGGCTGGCAGGCGCACGCCGCCAACGGCGGGCCCGACATCGTCACCTTCGCCAAGGGCATCGGCAACGGCCTGTCCATCGGCGGGGTCGTGGCCAGGGCCGAGATCATGAACAGCGTCGCGGCCAACTCCATCTCCACCTTCGGCGGCAGCCCGGTGACCGCGGCGGGCGCGCTGGCCAACCTCGACCACCTCGTCGCCCACGACCTGCAGGGCAACGCCCGGCAGGTCGGCGCGGTGCTGCGCGAGCAGCTCGACGCCGCGCTGGGGCGGCTGCCCGCGCTGGGCGACGTCCGGGGCAAGGGACTGATGATCGGCGTCGAGCTGGTCCACCCGGGCACCGGCGCGCCCGCACCGGAGCTGGCCACCTGGGCGCTGGAGGAGACCAGGCGGCAGGGGCTGCTCGTCGGCAAGGGCGGGATGCACGGCAACGTGCTGCGCATCGCTCCACCGCTGAGCCTGACCGAGGAGGAGGCGCGCGAGGGCGCCCGCATCCTCCTCGACGTACTGGAGAAAGCGGGTCGCGCATGA
- the hydA gene encoding dihydropyrimidinase — MSRTVIRGGLVITASDEMAADILVEGEQIAAVAGARTGLGERWAAEADHVVDAGGHYVIPGGVDGHTHMEMPFGGTFASDTFETGTRAAAWGGTTTIIDFAIQTVGRSLREGLDAWHAKAEGRCAVDYGFHMILSDVGDQSLKEMDALVGEGVTSFKMFMAYPGVFYSDDGRILRAMQQAAGNGALTMMHAENGIAIDVLVQQALESGRTDPKYHGKVRHPLLEAEATHRAIQLSRVAGAPLYVVHVSAAEAVAELTQARDAGLTVFGETCPQYLFLTVDELARPEFEGAKYVCSTPLRPEEHQESLWRALRTNDLSVVSTDHCPFCFTSQKELGLGDFSKIPNGMPGVENRIDLLHQAVVEGRIGRRRWVELASTTPARMFGLHPRKGTIAPGADADIVVYDPHAEQVLSAETHHMNVDYNPYEGKRLTGKVRTVLSRGKVVVDSGEYLGRAGHGRFLERSTCQYLI; from the coding sequence ATGAGCAGAACGGTGATCCGCGGTGGCCTGGTGATCACCGCGTCCGACGAGATGGCCGCCGACATCCTGGTCGAGGGCGAGCAGATCGCCGCCGTCGCCGGTGCGCGGACCGGTCTCGGCGAGCGGTGGGCGGCTGAGGCGGATCACGTCGTCGACGCCGGCGGCCACTACGTAATCCCTGGTGGCGTGGACGGGCACACCCACATGGAGATGCCCTTCGGCGGCACCTTCGCTTCGGACACCTTCGAGACCGGGACGCGGGCCGCGGCCTGGGGAGGCACGACGACGATCATCGACTTCGCGATCCAGACGGTCGGCCGCTCGCTGCGCGAGGGACTCGACGCCTGGCACGCCAAGGCCGAAGGCCGCTGCGCGGTCGACTACGGCTTCCACATGATCCTCTCCGACGTCGGCGACCAGTCGCTGAAGGAGATGGACGCGCTGGTCGGGGAGGGCGTGACCAGCTTCAAGATGTTCATGGCCTACCCGGGCGTCTTCTACAGCGACGACGGCAGGATCCTGCGCGCGATGCAGCAGGCGGCGGGCAACGGCGCGCTGACGATGATGCACGCCGAGAACGGCATCGCCATCGACGTGCTGGTCCAGCAGGCGCTGGAGTCCGGCCGCACCGACCCGAAGTACCACGGGAAGGTGCGCCACCCGTTGCTGGAGGCCGAGGCCACCCACCGCGCGATCCAGCTCTCCCGGGTCGCCGGCGCTCCGCTGTACGTCGTGCACGTCTCGGCCGCCGAGGCGGTGGCCGAGCTGACCCAGGCCCGCGACGCCGGGCTGACCGTGTTCGGCGAAACCTGCCCGCAGTACCTGTTCCTGACCGTCGACGAGCTCGCGCGCCCGGAGTTCGAGGGCGCCAAGTACGTCTGCTCCACACCGCTGCGCCCGGAGGAGCACCAGGAGTCGCTGTGGCGGGCGCTGCGCACCAACGACCTGTCGGTCGTCTCCACGGACCACTGCCCGTTCTGCTTCACCTCGCAGAAGGAGCTGGGGCTGGGCGACTTCTCGAAGATCCCCAACGGCATGCCGGGGGTGGAGAACCGGATCGACCTGCTGCACCAGGCGGTCGTGGAGGGCCGCATCGGCCGTCGCCGCTGGGTCGAGCTGGCCAGCACCACCCCGGCGCGGATGTTCGGCCTGCACCCGCGCAAGGGGACCATCGCCCCGGGCGCGGACGCCGACATCGTCGTCTACGACCCGCACGCCGAGCAGGTGCTCTCGGCAGAGACGCACCACATGAACGTCGACTACAACCCGTACGAGGGCAAGCGCCTCACCGGCAAGGTGCGCACGGTGCTCTCCCGGGGCAAGGTGGTCGTGGATTCCGGGGAGTACCTGGGACGCGCCGGACACGGGCGGTTCCTGGAACGCAGCACCTGCCAGTACCTCATCTGA
- a CDS encoding TIGR03842 family LLM class F420-dependent oxidoreductase, with protein MDFGLVLQTDPPAWSVVDRMRKAERLGFTHGWTFDSCVLWQEPFVIHSQILSATERMVVGPMVTNPSTRDWTVTASTFATLNDMFGNRTVCGIGRGDSAVRVTGGRPNTLARLEEAMHVIKELAEGREVDLGGTPVRMPWIRDGSLPVWMGAYGPKALELVGRKADGFILQLADPVLTRWMVDHVREAARDAGRDPDSITVCVAAPAYVSDDLGHARDQCRWFGGMVGNHVADIVARYGDSAQAVPAALTDYVKGRHGYDYSHHGRAGNPSTDFVPDEIVDRFCLLGPWEAHVAKLHELADAGVDQFAIYAMHDSVDATIETYGDAVISAMK; from the coding sequence ATGGACTTCGGACTGGTCCTGCAGACAGATCCACCGGCCTGGTCCGTGGTGGACCGCATGCGCAAGGCCGAACGGCTCGGCTTCACCCACGGCTGGACGTTCGACTCGTGCGTGCTGTGGCAGGAGCCCTTCGTCATCCACAGCCAGATCCTGTCGGCCACCGAGCGGATGGTCGTCGGGCCCATGGTCACCAACCCGTCCACGAGGGACTGGACGGTCACCGCCTCGACCTTCGCCACCCTCAACGACATGTTCGGCAACCGGACGGTGTGCGGCATCGGCCGGGGAGACTCGGCGGTGCGGGTCACCGGCGGCCGGCCGAACACGCTGGCCCGGCTGGAAGAGGCCATGCACGTGATCAAGGAGCTCGCCGAGGGACGTGAGGTCGACCTCGGCGGTACGCCCGTGCGGATGCCGTGGATCCGCGACGGCAGCCTTCCGGTCTGGATGGGCGCCTACGGTCCGAAGGCGCTGGAACTGGTGGGCAGGAAGGCCGACGGCTTCATCCTGCAACTGGCCGATCCCGTGCTCACGCGGTGGATGGTCGACCACGTCCGGGAAGCCGCGCGCGACGCCGGGCGCGACCCGGACTCGATCACGGTGTGCGTCGCCGCGCCCGCCTACGTCTCCGACGACCTCGGCCACGCCCGCGACCAGTGCCGCTGGTTCGGCGGCATGGTCGGCAACCACGTCGCCGACATCGTCGCGCGCTACGGCGACTCCGCCCAGGCCGTGCCGGCCGCGCTCACCGACTACGTCAAGGGCCGCCACGGCTACGACTACTCCCACCACGGCCGCGCGGGAAACCCGAGCACCGACTTCGTCCCCGACGAGATCGTCGACCGGTTCTGCCTGCTCGGGCCGTGGGAAGCACACGTCGCCAAGCTCCACGAACTCGCCGACGCCGGCGTCGACCAGTTCGCCATCTACGCCATGCACGACTCGGTGGACGCGACGATCGAGACCTACGGGGACGCGGTGATCAGCGCGATGAAGTAA
- a CDS encoding alkaline phosphatase PhoX, producing MQRRNFLRAAVLGVGTSVAFGFSVSREAIAFPAEPGTGPYGQLLPPDANGIMLPKGFTSRVVARTGQKVAGTDHVWHGAPDGGACFVDGDGWIYVSNSEEYDGKGGVSAVRFDSAGGITAAYPILAGTSVNCSGGATPWNTWLSCEEFDRGQVFETDPWGRKEAVAHPAMGRFTHEAAAVDPEREVVYLTEDVSDGCFYRFVPTTWEDMSAGALQVLAERDGGLVWVDVPDPSAADTATRHQVAEALHISHGEGAYYRSGTCFFAAAGENRVYAYDAVNNVLNVAYDHDDSADAPLTGVDNITGAAVGDLYVAEDGGNMEVCVITPDDVVAPFLRVTGQDLSELCGVAFDPSGDRLYFSSQRGATGENSGGITYEVSGPFRKS from the coding sequence GTGCAACGTCGTAACTTCCTGCGCGCCGCCGTGCTCGGTGTCGGCACTTCGGTCGCCTTCGGCTTCTCGGTTTCCAGGGAGGCCATCGCCTTCCCGGCCGAGCCCGGCACCGGCCCCTACGGGCAACTGCTGCCGCCCGACGCGAACGGGATCATGCTCCCGAAGGGGTTCACCAGCCGGGTCGTCGCCCGCACCGGGCAGAAGGTCGCCGGCACCGACCACGTGTGGCACGGCGCGCCGGACGGTGGCGCGTGCTTCGTCGACGGTGACGGCTGGATCTACGTGTCCAACTCCGAGGAGTACGACGGCAAGGGCGGTGTCAGCGCGGTCCGGTTCGACAGCGCAGGTGGGATCACCGCCGCCTACCCGATCCTCGCCGGCACCAGCGTGAACTGCAGCGGTGGTGCGACACCGTGGAACACCTGGTTGTCGTGCGAGGAGTTCGACCGCGGCCAGGTGTTCGAGACCGACCCGTGGGGCCGGAAGGAGGCCGTCGCGCACCCGGCGATGGGACGCTTCACCCACGAGGCCGCTGCGGTCGACCCGGAGCGCGAGGTGGTGTACCTGACCGAGGACGTGAGCGACGGCTGCTTCTACCGGTTCGTGCCCACGACCTGGGAGGACATGTCCGCCGGGGCCCTGCAGGTGCTCGCCGAGCGCGACGGGGGTCTGGTCTGGGTCGACGTCCCGGATCCCAGCGCCGCGGACACCGCGACCCGCCACCAGGTGGCCGAAGCGCTGCACATCTCCCACGGTGAGGGCGCCTACTACCGCTCGGGCACGTGCTTCTTCGCCGCCGCGGGCGAGAATCGCGTCTACGCCTACGACGCGGTGAACAACGTCCTCAACGTCGCCTACGACCACGATGACTCCGCCGATGCCCCGCTCACCGGCGTGGACAACATCACCGGGGCGGCCGTGGGCGACCTCTACGTCGCCGAGGACGGCGGCAACATGGAGGTCTGCGTCATCACCCCGGACGACGTCGTCGCCCCGTTCCTGCGCGTGACCGGCCAGGACCTGTCGGAGCTCTGCGGCGTCGCGTTCGACCCGTCCGGCGACCGGCTCTACTTCTCCTCGCAGCGCGGTGCCACGGGTGAGAACAGCGGCGGCATCACCTACGAGGTCAGCGGACCGTTCCGCAAGAGCTGA
- a CDS encoding MOSC domain-containing protein, translating to MAVAVGVVERIWRYPVKSVGGELVERADVDERGLVGDRLYAVRDAEGRFGSGKNTRRFRRMAGLLELRSRYRDHSPRPELLDPRGAVVADPTAYVRGYLGRDDVEVAREAAVSHFDQLPLSVLTTATLDWVRAAVPGVPVDERRFRPNLLVRTPPGTPPFVEDEWLGSTARIGSTLSVEFVRSSERCVMVNEAQHDLPRSPLVLRAVARGHQNRLDALATVARPGAVQVGDIVTVA from the coding sequence GTGGCAGTCGCCGTGGGAGTGGTCGAGCGGATCTGGCGGTACCCGGTCAAATCGGTCGGGGGTGAGCTGGTCGAGCGAGCCGACGTGGACGAGCGCGGACTCGTCGGGGACCGCCTGTACGCGGTGCGCGATGCCGAGGGCAGGTTCGGCTCCGGGAAGAACACCCGCCGCTTCCGCCGGATGGCCGGCCTGCTGGAGCTGCGCTCCCGCTACCGCGATCACAGCCCGCGGCCAGAGCTGCTGGATCCGCGAGGCGCGGTGGTGGCGGACCCGACGGCCTACGTCCGCGGCTACCTCGGCCGGGACGACGTCGAGGTGGCCCGGGAGGCAGCGGTGTCCCACTTCGACCAGTTGCCGTTGAGCGTGCTCACCACCGCAACCCTCGACTGGGTGCGCGCGGCGGTGCCCGGCGTACCGGTCGACGAGCGTCGCTTCCGGCCGAACCTGCTGGTCCGCACGCCACCAGGCACACCGCCATTCGTCGAGGACGAGTGGTTGGGCAGCACGGCGCGGATCGGGAGCACCCTGTCCGTGGAGTTCGTGCGGTCCAGCGAGCGGTGCGTGATGGTCAACGAGGCTCAGCACGACCTCCCGCGCTCGCCGCTGGTGCTCCGCGCTGTCGCACGAGGGCACCAGAACCGGCTCGATGCGCTCGCCACGGTGGCCCGCCCGGGGGCGGTGCAGGTCGGCGACATCGTCACGGTCGCCTAG